The following coding sequences lie in one Methylotuvimicrobium alcaliphilum 20Z genomic window:
- a CDS encoding multicopper oxidase domain-containing protein encodes MHRHFLTLLSLLIATQPAFAWLTPPAMQEPAGIEPPATVPYRLDETSGIEKPCSNEHPEWREAQTIDGVEIAASPLCEPDNPYDIAVSVKGTNNVSMHTLMQTHFAQDALIKTDDLDGDGDPDVIRIKLEVTELNGPSPDGEFLINTFPIAPGIEPGLWVYSPKMVGMGVKHFNSLVANPILRAPSPVIRVEQGDKVYITLENTHYLPHTIHLHGVDHPWLNSEGKDNDGVEEHPVMPGQSHTYEIQTRHAGTMIYHCHVQTAQHMMMGLTGMIVVEENRPNNWLQTFNIGAGHVRHPSVAVKEKFNREYDLVYQSIDKRLAKIVQDANDPRLIAQRMNREYNMTESYENYFLLNGRSFPYTLRDGIIVADEDEHIKLNLVNAQRSAAAIHFHGHKATIMAYDGVKAPEGAQITRDVFDIAPAQRLDLDLYTKNDGLHSYGPGLWMFHDHVVTGTTTDGMEPGGNMSILAYRHLLDDQGMPHMHDEMFDQVFTKNYYEKKLPVWGSGEYADALGAAGMLAPDYLRIAGFGLAVGLLLGVIIFIVVALNRKPSQ; translated from the coding sequence ATGCATCGACACTTCTTGACTTTATTGAGCCTTTTAATCGCCACTCAGCCGGCATTTGCCTGGCTGACACCGCCTGCCATGCAGGAACCTGCGGGTATCGAGCCGCCTGCGACAGTACCGTATCGCCTCGATGAAACCAGCGGCATCGAAAAACCCTGTTCGAACGAACATCCCGAATGGCGCGAGGCGCAAACGATCGATGGTGTCGAAATCGCCGCATCGCCCTTGTGCGAACCGGACAATCCCTACGATATTGCCGTTTCGGTCAAAGGCACCAATAACGTCTCGATGCATACCTTGATGCAAACCCATTTCGCCCAAGATGCCTTGATCAAGACCGACGATCTCGACGGCGACGGCGACCCGGATGTCATCCGCATCAAATTGGAAGTAACCGAACTGAACGGTCCGAGCCCCGACGGCGAATTCTTGATCAACACCTTCCCTATCGCGCCGGGCATCGAACCGGGACTTTGGGTCTACTCCCCCAAAATGGTCGGCATGGGCGTCAAGCATTTCAATTCGCTCGTGGCCAATCCGATTCTGCGCGCACCTTCCCCGGTGATTCGGGTCGAGCAAGGCGATAAAGTTTACATCACCTTAGAAAATACGCATTATCTGCCGCATACGATTCATCTGCACGGCGTCGATCATCCCTGGCTGAATTCCGAAGGCAAGGATAATGACGGCGTCGAAGAACATCCTGTGATGCCCGGCCAGAGCCACACTTACGAAATCCAGACCCGTCATGCCGGCACGATGATCTATCACTGCCATGTACAAACCGCGCAACACATGATGATGGGCTTGACCGGCATGATCGTCGTCGAGGAAAACCGGCCGAACAATTGGCTGCAAACCTTCAATATCGGCGCCGGTCATGTACGCCACCCTTCGGTTGCGGTCAAGGAAAAATTCAACCGGGAATACGACCTGGTCTATCAATCGATCGACAAGCGGCTCGCGAAAATCGTCCAGGACGCGAATGACCCGAGGCTGATCGCGCAACGCATGAACCGCGAATACAACATGACCGAGTCGTACGAAAATTATTTCTTACTGAACGGCCGCTCGTTTCCATACACGCTTCGCGACGGCATCATCGTCGCCGATGAAGACGAACATATCAAACTCAATCTGGTCAATGCGCAGCGCTCGGCCGCGGCGATTCATTTTCATGGACACAAGGCGACCATCATGGCTTATGACGGCGTCAAGGCGCCGGAAGGTGCGCAAATCACCCGGGACGTATTCGACATTGCTCCGGCACAACGCCTCGATCTCGATCTATACACCAAAAACGACGGCCTGCACAGCTACGGACCCGGCTTATGGATGTTTCACGACCATGTCGTCACCGGCACGACCACCGACGGCATGGAACCGGGCGGCAACATGTCCATTCTGGCTTACCGGCATTTGCTCGACGATCAAGGCATGCCGCACATGCATGACGAAATGTTCGACCAAGTTTTCACTAAAAATTATTACGAGAAAAAACTCCCGGTCTGGGGCAGTGGGGAATATGCCGACGCACTCGGCGCAGCCGGCATGCTCGCGCCGGATTATCTACGAATCGCCGGCTTCGGTCTCGCTGTAGGTTTATTGCTCGGCGTTATTATTTTTATTGTCGTTGCGCTCAACAGGAAACCCTCACAATGA
- a CDS encoding DUF502 domain-containing protein: protein MRNLRTFADYVLIGIIGFVPIAIILQIVFYVQSLLINFILLIHGRYENPFVTFTLFASALAILGYFGYLLKQEKAHLLYYLEKMILRIPFIGTVYRVTQKLFKLFLTKEEAQVRAVVYVEYPKEGMWVPAYVTNRVGDNYVLYVPTSPNPTSGFTVIVHKSKVVNSQMDIEAVSSFIISVGVDYAKPEEVAALTHTSAP, encoded by the coding sequence ATGAGAAACTTACGAACTTTTGCGGACTACGTGCTGATTGGCATCATAGGCTTCGTTCCTATCGCCATTATTCTGCAAATTGTATTTTACGTTCAAAGTCTACTGATCAATTTCATATTGCTTATCCATGGCCGTTATGAAAACCCATTCGTGACCTTTACATTATTCGCTTCGGCGCTTGCGATACTCGGTTATTTCGGCTACTTACTCAAACAGGAAAAAGCGCATTTACTGTATTACCTGGAAAAAATGATCTTACGCATTCCTTTTATCGGTACCGTTTACCGCGTCACGCAAAAACTCTTTAAATTATTTCTGACCAAAGAAGAGGCGCAAGTTCGCGCGGTCGTTTATGTCGAGTACCCCAAGGAAGGCATGTGGGTGCCCGCCTATGTCACAAACCGCGTCGGCGACAATTATGTCTTATATGTGCCGACTTCGCCGAACCCAACCTCGGGCTTTACCGTGATCGTCCATAAATCGAAGGTAGTCAATTCGCAAATGGATATCGAGGCGGTATCGAGTTTCATCATCAGCGTCGGCGTCGACTACGCCAAACCCGAAGAAGTCGCGGCACTTACCCACACCAGCGCGCCATAA
- the rsgA gene encoding ribosome small subunit-dependent GTPase A has protein sequence MSPLQEGLVIAHLGQGIAVESDGKTVLCQPKRKLETVTVGDNVLWQLSAPDQGSIEEILPRRSLLTRPSRNDKVRPVAANIDTVFVVFAPEPYCDFLLIDQYLAICENRNIDAALVYNKTDLNPQTALIDELAIYENLGYSIFRVSATHRHGLDQLKLALAHQTGILTGQSGVGKSSLTNALIPDKDLKTNTISATTKHGRHTTTAATLYHLPSGGNLIDSPGVAIFGLDGLSEAQLAYGYREFQPLIDHCRFKNCRHVNDKDCAVRAAAEQGNIPMSRYQRFLKLRDKMPRAS, from the coding sequence ATGAGCCCGCTTCAGGAAGGACTCGTCATCGCGCATTTAGGTCAAGGTATTGCCGTCGAAAGCGACGGTAAAACCGTGCTTTGCCAACCGAAACGGAAGCTCGAAACCGTGACGGTCGGCGACAACGTTTTATGGCAGCTCTCGGCGCCCGATCAAGGCAGTATCGAAGAGATTCTGCCACGGCGTTCGCTATTGACGCGCCCTTCCCGGAACGACAAGGTCAGACCGGTTGCCGCGAATATCGATACCGTTTTCGTGGTCTTTGCTCCCGAACCTTATTGCGATTTTTTACTGATCGATCAATATTTGGCCATTTGCGAAAATCGTAATATCGATGCAGCCTTGGTCTATAACAAAACCGACCTGAATCCTCAGACTGCTTTAATCGACGAACTGGCTATCTACGAGAATCTTGGTTATTCGATTTTCCGCGTTAGCGCCACACATCGACACGGATTGGATCAGCTTAAACTCGCATTGGCACACCAAACCGGCATTTTGACCGGCCAATCCGGCGTCGGCAAATCGTCATTGACCAATGCGCTGATTCCCGACAAGGATCTGAAAACCAATACCATCAGCGCCACCACGAAACACGGCCGGCACACAACGACCGCTGCGACGCTTTATCATCTTCCGTCCGGAGGCAATTTGATCGACAGTCCCGGCGTCGCCATTTTCGGACTCGACGGACTCTCCGAAGCGCAATTGGCTTACGGTTACCGCGAATTTCAACCGTTAATCGACCACTGCCGTTTCAAGAATTGCCGGCATGTCAACGACAAGGATTGTGCGGTTAGAGCAGCGGCCGAACAAGGAAATATTCCAATGTCACGCTACCAGCGTTTTTTAAAGCTCCGGGACAAAATGCCTCGAGCTTCTTGA
- a CDS encoding M48 family metallopeptidase, with protein MNTFTVIFLFALIVSYSIQFWLSMRQSDYVMKHRDAVPDAFKDKVSLEAHQKAADYTIDKGKLGRIDSLIGLVFLLLITLGGGIEYAFNLWSGFELSTMLTGLGAVATIILFMTLVEVPTHVYQTFVIEEKYGFNKSTPQQFIKDQLLQLGLMLAIGLPILALILWVMDSIGSLWWLWAWAILISFSLLMSWLFPTVIAPLFNKFTPMEDGSLKQRIQGLLARCGFNSQGIFIMDGSKRSGHGNAYFTGLGNNKRIVFFDTLVNSLEEEELEAVLAHELGHFKCRHVIKMLVASSIMSLISLAILGWLIDKPWFFSGLGVSEASNAAALLLFTLVSPVFTPFMQPISAYFQRKFEFEADDFAAANARADKMISGLVKLYEENASTLTPDPLYSAFHYSHPPAAIRIAHLETKLAANG; from the coding sequence ATGAATACTTTTACCGTTATCTTCCTTTTTGCGCTGATTGTTTCTTATTCGATTCAGTTTTGGCTGTCCATGCGGCAATCGGATTATGTTATGAAACACCGCGACGCGGTCCCCGATGCTTTCAAGGATAAAGTCTCGCTCGAAGCCCATCAGAAAGCCGCCGACTATACGATAGATAAAGGCAAACTCGGCAGGATTGACAGCTTGATAGGCTTGGTATTCCTACTATTGATTACGCTGGGCGGCGGTATCGAATATGCGTTCAACCTATGGTCCGGATTCGAACTGTCGACGATGCTTACCGGTTTGGGCGCGGTCGCAACTATCATATTATTCATGACCTTAGTGGAAGTTCCGACTCATGTTTATCAAACCTTCGTAATCGAAGAAAAATACGGCTTCAATAAAAGCACACCGCAACAATTCATCAAAGATCAATTGCTACAACTGGGGTTGATGTTGGCAATCGGCCTACCGATTTTGGCCTTGATTCTTTGGGTCATGGACAGCATCGGCTCGCTATGGTGGCTTTGGGCCTGGGCCATTCTCATCAGTTTTTCACTATTGATGAGCTGGCTGTTTCCGACCGTTATCGCCCCGCTATTCAATAAATTCACACCGATGGAAGACGGATCGCTGAAGCAGCGCATACAAGGTTTGCTGGCCCGTTGCGGCTTCAACAGCCAAGGCATCTTCATCATGGACGGTTCGAAACGCTCCGGACACGGCAATGCTTATTTCACAGGCCTTGGCAACAACAAACGCATTGTGTTCTTCGACACCCTAGTCAATTCTCTCGAGGAAGAAGAGCTTGAAGCGGTGTTGGCACACGAACTGGGGCATTTCAAATGTAGGCATGTCATTAAAATGTTGGTCGCCAGCTCGATCATGAGTCTAATCAGCCTCGCCATTCTCGGTTGGTTGATCGACAAGCCCTGGTTTTTCAGTGGATTGGGCGTTTCAGAAGCGTCGAACGCAGCCGCTTTACTACTGTTTACGTTGGTTTCACCGGTTTTCACGCCGTTCATGCAACCGATCAGCGCTTATTTTCAGCGTAAATTCGAATTCGAAGCCGACGATTTTGCCGCCGCGAACGCTCGCGCCGACAAGATGATCAGCGGCCTGGTCAAGCTCTACGAAGAGAATGCCAGCACTTTGACGCCGGACCCATTATATTCGGCCTTCCATTATAGTCATCCACCGGCAGCCATTCGCATCGCGCATTTGGAAACCAAGCTTGCGGCAAACGGATGA
- the orn gene encoding oligoribonuclease has translation MEQVSSRLIWIDLEMTGLDPDNDAIIEIATIVTDKDLEILAKGPVLAIYQDEQVLAKMDEWNQTHHGQSGLLERVQTSTVDEAEAEYQTLEFLKLWVPEGVSPMCGNSIGQDRRFMYRSMKKLEAYFHYRNLDVSTLKELAARWAPTVKDGFVKKEAHRALDDIVESIEELRYYRKHFIRY, from the coding sequence ATGGAGCAAGTGTCATCTCGTCTGATTTGGATCGATCTCGAAATGACCGGTCTCGATCCGGATAACGATGCGATTATCGAGATTGCCACAATCGTTACCGATAAAGACCTTGAAATTCTAGCGAAAGGCCCGGTGTTGGCGATTTATCAAGATGAACAAGTACTGGCCAAAATGGACGAATGGAATCAAACGCATCATGGTCAATCAGGTCTACTCGAGCGGGTGCAAACATCGACCGTCGATGAAGCCGAAGCCGAATATCAAACTTTGGAGTTTTTAAAGCTATGGGTTCCCGAAGGCGTATCGCCGATGTGCGGTAACAGTATCGGCCAGGATCGGCGCTTTATGTATCGTTCGATGAAAAAACTCGAAGCTTATTTCCATTATCGTAATCTCGATGTTTCGACCCTGAAAGAACTTGCAGCCAGGTGGGCGCCTACGGTCAAGGACGGTTTCGTCAAGAAAGAAGCGCACCGTGCCTTAGACGACATTGTCGAATCGATCGAAGAACTCCGTTACTATCGGAAACATTTCATTAGATATTAA
- the crcB gene encoding fluoride efflux transporter CrcB: MLNQVIAVAVGGACGSVLRFLVSTGVYQWLGRGFPYGTLAVNVMGSFLMGLLVEVLILQRVAMTVEYRAAILVGLFGSFTTFSTFSLETVYLIEQGSFGKAALNIGVSIAACLIAVWIGLLGGRLLMLYSGGVIRSMGWAFPYAMATINALGALLIGLVASLIVEKIALSPEYRAAVMIIGAGAFVTFSGLYLILYLIEDEHPLDLNVNWMLSVFLSNAIFCGLALWSGYWIGKKL; the protein is encoded by the coding sequence ATGTTAAATCAAGTTATTGCAGTCGCCGTGGGCGGGGCTTGCGGGTCCGTGCTTCGGTTTTTGGTGTCGACCGGCGTCTATCAATGGTTGGGGCGAGGCTTTCCGTACGGTACATTGGCGGTCAATGTAATGGGTTCCTTTTTGATGGGGCTGTTAGTCGAAGTATTGATACTGCAGCGCGTCGCGATGACCGTCGAATATCGGGCCGCGATTCTGGTCGGATTGTTCGGGTCGTTTACAACCTTCTCGACGTTTTCTTTGGAAACCGTCTATTTAATCGAGCAAGGCAGTTTCGGCAAGGCCGCGTTGAATATCGGCGTTAGCATCGCCGCTTGCTTAATTGCTGTTTGGATCGGCTTGCTAGGCGGACGCTTATTAATGCTTTATTCGGGCGGCGTGATTCGTTCGATGGGTTGGGCGTTTCCGTATGCGATGGCGACGATCAATGCGCTTGGCGCCCTATTGATCGGTTTGGTGGCTTCGTTAATCGTCGAAAAAATTGCTCTTTCGCCCGAATACCGCGCCGCTGTGATGATTATCGGTGCCGGCGCGTTCGTGACTTTTTCGGGCTTGTATTTGATTCTGTATTTGATTGAAGACGAGCATCCGCTCGACCTCAATGTGAATTGGATGCTAAGCGTTTTTTTGAGTAATGCGATTTTTTGCGGATTGGCGCTTTGGTCGGGTTATTGGATAGGGAAAAAGCTATGA
- a CDS encoding DUF190 domain-containing protein, with protein MKSKPVTVVRIYALEGKANSGEIVDMLRNEQAISGVSVFRAIEGYGEDREMHTTSLLALSVDLPVVVEFYDEPEKAENAIIALRSRFDLPHIVTWPAAAPISVDS; from the coding sequence ATGAAGTCGAAACCGGTAACTGTCGTTCGTATTTACGCATTGGAAGGCAAGGCAAACTCGGGCGAAATCGTCGATATGTTGCGCAATGAACAAGCGATTTCAGGCGTCAGTGTATTTCGAGCGATTGAAGGTTACGGAGAGGACCGGGAAATGCATACCACATCTTTGTTGGCGCTTTCCGTGGATTTGCCTGTGGTCGTCGAATTTTATGACGAGCCTGAGAAGGCCGAAAATGCGATCATCGCATTGCGGTCCCGGTTCGATTTGCCGCACATTGTCACCTGGCCGGCGGCCGCGCCTATCAGTGTCGATTCTTGA
- the serS gene encoding serine--tRNA ligase — MLDPRLFRSDLDFVQQQLKRRAFEFNAAYYSELEAKRKAIQVKTQDLQNERNSRSKSIGKAKANGEDIQPLLDQVQHLGDQLKAAETELGEIQSKMTELMEGIPNILDDSVPDGCDEESNVEISRWGEPAQFDFEAKDHVELGAKVGGMDFELGAKIASARFVVLQGPLARLQRALIQFMLDTHVSEHGYTETYVPFLVNAQSLRGTGQLPKFEQDLFKVGSEPPYYLIPTAEVPVTNIVRDEIVDAKNMPLKFVCHTPCFRSEAGAYGKDVKGMIRQHQFEKVELVQIVKPEESEAAHEELTGHAETILKKLKLPYRKVLLCAGDTGFSSAKTYDLEVWLPGQGVYREISSCSNFKDFQARRLQARWRNPETGKPELVHTLNGSGLAAGRTLIAVIENYQDEQGRIHVPEVLRPYLGGIDVIE; from the coding sequence ATGTTAGATCCTCGTTTATTTAGATCCGATCTCGATTTTGTTCAACAGCAACTGAAGCGCCGTGCGTTCGAATTCAATGCGGCTTATTATTCCGAATTGGAGGCCAAGCGTAAGGCGATACAAGTCAAAACGCAGGACCTGCAAAACGAACGCAACAGCCGGTCGAAGTCGATCGGCAAGGCCAAAGCCAATGGCGAAGATATTCAGCCCTTGCTCGATCAGGTCCAACATTTAGGCGACCAGTTGAAAGCGGCGGAAACCGAACTCGGCGAAATCCAGTCCAAAATGACCGAATTGATGGAAGGGATTCCGAATATCTTGGACGATTCGGTGCCGGACGGTTGCGACGAGGAAAGTAACGTCGAAATTAGCCGATGGGGCGAGCCGGCGCAATTCGATTTCGAAGCGAAGGATCATGTCGAATTGGGCGCGAAAGTCGGCGGCATGGACTTCGAACTGGGCGCGAAGATTGCCAGTGCGCGTTTTGTCGTGTTGCAAGGACCGCTGGCGCGCTTGCAGCGGGCGCTTATTCAATTCATGCTCGATACGCACGTCAGCGAACATGGCTATACCGAAACCTATGTACCGTTTCTGGTCAATGCGCAGAGTTTGCGCGGTACCGGACAGTTACCGAAATTTGAGCAGGATTTATTCAAAGTCGGAAGCGAGCCGCCGTATTATCTGATCCCGACTGCCGAAGTGCCAGTGACCAATATCGTGCGCGACGAAATCGTCGATGCTAAGAATATGCCCTTGAAGTTCGTTTGTCATACGCCGTGTTTTCGAAGTGAAGCAGGTGCTTACGGCAAAGACGTCAAAGGCATGATTCGTCAGCATCAATTCGAAAAGGTCGAGCTGGTGCAGATCGTTAAGCCTGAAGAATCCGAGGCTGCTCATGAAGAATTGACCGGGCATGCCGAAACGATTCTGAAAAAACTTAAACTGCCGTATCGTAAAGTCTTGTTGTGTGCCGGCGATACAGGTTTTTCATCGGCGAAAACCTATGACTTGGAAGTATGGTTGCCGGGGCAGGGCGTCTATCGGGAGATTTCGTCATGCAGCAATTTCAAAGATTTTCAGGCAAGGCGCTTGCAGGCACGTTGGCGCAATCCCGAAACCGGCAAACCGGAATTGGTTCATACGCTGAACGGTTCCGGGTTAGCTGCCGGCAGAACCTTGATAGCAGTGATCGAAAATTATCAGGATGAGCAAGGTAGGATTCATGTGCCGGAAGTGTTGCGGCCTTATCTCGGCGGCATTGATGTCATTGAGTAA
- a CDS encoding substrate-binding domain-containing protein, translated as MKIIKLLFILSFLLIADHLHAEPILRMSTTTSTEHSGLLAVLNPVFEKRYGVKVHVIAVGTGKALKLGENGDVDLMLVHAPEAEIAFVNAGYGVDRSPVMYNDYVIVGPDADPARVSASGSVNEAFERIARSRSVFISRGDESGTHLKEKQIWREVEIEPQGSWYISTGQGMGAVLQMADQKRAYALTDRGTFISYQDKVEIGIVFDNDPTLFNPYHLIAVNPKRYPTAQYELARQYIAFLTGKQGQSLIAGFKRSGQQLFYPDAVNVR; from the coding sequence ATGAAAATAATCAAACTATTATTCATACTCAGTTTTTTACTGATAGCTGACCATCTTCATGCCGAACCGATTCTTCGGATGTCTACGACTACCAGCACCGAACATTCGGGTTTGTTGGCGGTTTTGAACCCCGTATTCGAAAAACGGTACGGCGTCAAGGTGCATGTGATTGCGGTCGGAACCGGAAAAGCCCTGAAGTTGGGTGAAAACGGCGATGTCGATTTGATGCTAGTGCATGCGCCCGAAGCGGAAATAGCCTTTGTTAATGCCGGCTACGGTGTCGATCGTAGTCCTGTGATGTATAACGATTATGTTATCGTCGGTCCCGATGCCGATCCGGCTCGAGTCAGCGCTTCCGGATCGGTCAATGAAGCTTTTGAAAGAATAGCCCGGAGCCGGTCGGTATTTATTTCTCGTGGCGATGAGTCCGGCACGCATTTGAAGGAGAAGCAAATTTGGCGTGAGGTAGAAATCGAACCTCAAGGATCTTGGTATATATCGACCGGACAAGGCATGGGCGCCGTATTGCAAATGGCCGATCAAAAACGGGCCTACGCCTTGACCGACCGAGGCACATTCATTTCCTATCAAGATAAGGTCGAAATCGGCATCGTTTTCGATAATGATCCGACGTTATTCAATCCTTATCATCTCATTGCCGTCAACCCCAAACGCTATCCCACCGCTCAATACGAACTGGCTAGGCAATACATTGCATTCCTCACCGGCAAGCAAGGGCAATCATTGATAGCCGGCTTCAAACGGTCGGGGCAGCAATTGTTTTATCCGGATGCCGTTAATGTGCGGTGA